AAAGAGCATAATTGCAGCCTCCTTATTATCTTGATGGAAGAAGTCATTAATCATAGTAAAGAGCACTTTATGCTGTTCATCTATTTCTATATTGCCAATAGAATATTCCGCAATCCATTGAATACCAACTTTATCGGCTACTTTATGATGAGAGATAATCTCTATCGGATTTTTTACCGCTTTAGTCACGCTATTTAAAATGGCACTTTTCTTCAATGGTTTAATTAGGTAACCACTTAGTCCGAATGGGATCCAACGCTTAATGACCGATTTATCCTTATGATGGGCATACGCAATCACAGGTACTTTATTACCCTCTTCACGAATCAATCTTGTAACTTCTAGGCCATTAATTATTGGTAAGTCGTAGGCTAATAGCACTACATCTGGTTTGAAGGTTCGGATTTTTTCTAGTGCTGCTTGTCCGTCATTGACTAAAGCATATATAAATACCGTGTCAGCAAATATTTCCTCAATCACTTTGGTAAATAAATCAGAAGATTCTGCAATGAGTATTTTATAGCGAGACGTTTTAAGACATGCCTTTTCAGCATCCTCTGTAGTTAATAGATCCGTATTAACACCAATAACTGTTTTCTTTTTCGGTATATGGAGTTTTTCAATTCCCTGCTTTATTGACTGATTATTGGCTTTTAATTTTATTAATTGGTCTACAATTTTTTGAATACTACTCGAAACATTTTCATTAATGTCGCCAACCGAGAGTCCTATTAAATTTTGTAAAACCGCTTTGGCTTCCTTATTATCTAGCGCTTCATTTGTTGCCGATAAAATCTCATTTTCACATTTACTTACTTCCTGAGTAAATGATTTTTTCAAGGCGACTCCGTGTTCTATGCAAGACGCCAGTTCATCTTCACCTTCTGAAATAAGCTGCTCTAAACTACTATTCTTATGGTTTTCTATTAGCTTTAATTCTTGTAACAAAACCAGCTTTAACCGATAAGGATTGTTTAACGGGTTGATAATGACATAGTTATCAAATAGGCCATTTTCACAGGCTAAATAAGCACGGTAAGTTTCACGGTTACTAATGAGTAAAATAGCACTATGTGGCGCAATTTTTTGTTCGTACTCTTCTAAATAATTAATATAAAATTGGATGGTACTTTTAACATTGTTAGACGCTAGCAATAACACTTTAGGTTTCATTAACGTTATATCATGCAACTTTTTTGGATTATATTTGTAAGATTTAAATGAAAGCTCTAATTCCATTATTTGTTGAATAGCCGGTTCTACGCTATCACGGTCTTGGTAAACCATAATAACGTCGGGATGATTTGGTAAGCTTATTTGACTCATAAGTGATTTATCGCTTTAAGTGTTTTTATTTCATTGTTTTTCAAAGAAAAGTCAGCGAGCCAAACTTCAAAATCATGTGCTTTAAGAGGCCGACTGTAGAGATAACCTTGTTGATTGAAACAACCTAAGTCACTTAATTTATCGGCTTGTTCTTGTGTTTCTATTCCTTCAGCAATCACATCTACCTTAAAGGTTTTTGACAACAAAATGGTTGCCATCACAATCGCAACATCTTCAGGACAATGTTCGATGTTATCAACAAAACACTTATCAATTTTTACATTATCAATAGGTAAGCTTTTCAAACGTTGTAAGGAGGAATACCCAGTACCGAAGTCATCAATGGCGACTTTAACCCCTAACTCTCTTAAGGCACATAGAATCGGGGTATGGTAGTTATTGTCTTCTGAGAAGAGTGATTCTGTCACTTCAAGTTCAATAGACTCAGCAGGTAACATTTCATCTACTAATGTCTTTTTCACTTGGGCGAGAAGGTCATTTCGTTCAAATTGTCGTAGTGAAACATTAATTGCCATAACCCCAGTAAAGATATTTTTAATACGCCACTGTCTTAATTGCTGGCATGCCGTTTTTAAAACAAAATAACCAAGCTCTTTAATAGATCCGTTAGCTTCAGCGATTGGAATAAATAAATCAGGAGGGATTAACCCTTGCTCAGGGTGATTCCACCTAATTAAACACTCAACACCATATACTTCGTGGGTTTGTGTATTTACTTGTGGTTGGTACCAAACTGCAAATTGATCTTTTTCAATCGCTTGGGTAATTTCACTTTCAAGCTCTAGCCTTTGTTGTATAAGAGCCTTCTCTTTAACATCAAAAAATGAGTAATGATTACCTCCTGACTTTTTTATCTTATACATGGCAACATCAGCGAATGAAATAAGCTCCCTCACATCCTCAGAATCTGAAGGAAATTGGCTAACGCCAATACTAATTGTTGTCTTAAATTCACCATATTTAGTTTGAAAAGGGACTTCAAAAAGAGAGAGTATCTGCAAGCATATTTTATCTAGATTTTTTAGTGCTTTCTCGCCTTCAATAACAACAATAAACTCATCTCCACCAGTACGCGCTATAATGTCATTATCTCGTAACTTTGCTTCAAACCGGTTAGCAACACTCTTTAAAAGCTCATCCCCTACATCATGACCCAGCGAGTCATTAATCATCTTAAAGCGGTCTAGATCACAAAAAAGCACAGCGAAATAGGTCGGTTGTTCTTGATGAAGTACGCATAAATGGTTCAATTTCTCAAAAAGTAAATGCCGGTTAGGTAAACTAGTTAATGAATCATGGTAGGCATGAAAGTGCAGCTCTTCTTCAGACTTTTTTCGATTGGTGATATCTGTAAATTGGCAAATATAATTAGAAATTTGACTCTCTTTATTTCTAATACTGCTGATATTTAACCATTCAGGATACACTTCCCCATTTTTACGTTTATTCCAAATCTCCCCTTGCCAAGAACCTTGGTCAATTATTTGTTGCCAAAACTTTTTATAAAAATATTTATCCTGTTTCCCTGAATTTAAAATGGCAGGTGTTTTACCAATAACTTCTTCTTCACTGTACCCGGTTATATTTGAGAAGCTTTTATTGACCGTTTGTATCAATCCTTGATTATCAGTCACAATGATCGCTTCATTGGTATGATCGAATATTTGTTCAATAATAGAAGTTTTTGTTAGTTCGGCATAATTGCTTTCTTGAATAAATAGTAATATTTGTGCTGAATTTTGAGTCTGCTGGCGAAAGTAGCAAGTTTCTACTTGGAGGTTACTACCGTCTTTACGAGTGAGTATTGAATGATAATGTCCATAAATAGCACTTTTCCCTGATAATATTTTCTTTGCCGAACAGTTATCAATTTCATCTATATTTTGACCAAGTACATTTTCTTTTAGAAATCCTGTCATAGCGAGAAACTGTTCATTTACTTCCTCTAATTCGCCATTGAGATTTAAGACCAATATGCCGGTATCAATTTCACCTTGAGCTAATCCTTTATCTAAAAATGTCATCCCAAGTAATTCCTTTTATTAAGATGAGAGCTCACCTCTGAAATATATTCTTCATATACTTATATATTAGTTATAATTCAATATAATGCAATTTTTTACCTACTCAATATTATGTCTTGTCTGTGAATTTTTCCTGAGCGGGAAATAACTGAATTATCAGGGTGCATTATTGACGCTGAGTCATATTTTTTACATAAAAAAAGCGTAATAGATAACTATTACGCTTTGAAAATGGCATTGAAAATAGGGTGAGATTTAATGTCTACGTTATATCTCTTTTATACGCACGCTTCCACCGCTGGTTTTTAATACCAACTCAGGTCCGCCGCCATTGATAGTACCTTCAATTGAGCGTTTAGTGATTTTTCCATCAACGGTAAACTCACTTGATACACGCCCACCACTCGTTTTAGCCGAAAGGTTTACAGCTACATTTTTAACTAAATAAGCAGTAATAGAACCACCAGAAGTTTTGACCTTGCTATCTTTGGTCGGTTTTGTTGGTAATTTAAGCTCAATACTGCCACCAGAGGTATGGGCATCAATTTTTCCGGTGATATTATCCAGATCTAAACTGCCTCCTGAGGTTTTAATATCAACATTGCCTTGTATATCCTCTAATGAAATCGAACCACCTGAGGTATAAGCGTCTACTTCACCTTCAAGGTCTTCAATTTCGATAGAGCCACCACTGGTATTAAGATCTACATTATAAGTTTGCGGTAGAGTAACTTTATAGGTGACTCTTATATGGTTATTACCGAAGTTAAAGCCACTACGATCGAAATCACCTTTAATGGTGACATCGTCACCATTATTTTTAAAACTGACTTCCATGTCGTCTTCATTTTTTCCAGTGATTTCGACTTCAACAAGTACCGTTTCTTTTGCATGCGTTTCAATATCAATAGCACCAACATCAGTCGCAATTTTCAGTAAACCGCCATTGGCAACAGTAAACTCTTTATTAATGGTTTTGGCTTGTAAACCACCAGCCATTAACAAAAGAGCGATAGGTGCATATTTAAAAGTATTGTTCATCTTTAACATTAGGTATCTCCGTATATCTTTATTGGAATTTTCATGACAAGTGAATAAGTTTACTGCTCACTTAGCCAATTTTTTGGTCATTATTAAGTGAGATGCAACAAAGAAGTAAAAGGTTTAAAGCTAATTTTTATTTAAATAATAATTAAATACTTCAGCCCTTAGGCTAACCACGAACTTAAGAAAAAACCACCAATGATTAAAATAATAAAGAGTAATAATGCCAGCATTAGAGGTTTAGGTCCCGCTTCTTTAATAGTTGCCCACTGGGTTTGGGCGCCTAAAGCTGCCATTGCCATCGCTAAAGAAAATTGGCTGGCAAAACTCAATACTGTTTTAAGAAGTTCAGGCAAGATGACGATACTATTAATCATTGCAGTAGCCATAAAACCGAAAACAAACCAAGGAATAGCGATAACACTCTTTTCACGTTTAGTTTCACTATCAGCGTCAATACGATTTAGTGCTGCACTTAACATCAGAATAAATGGCGCTAACATCATCACTCGAATAAGCTTAACAACAACGGCCGTTTGCATAGTCTCGCCATTAATACTTTGTCCAGCAGCAACCGCTTGTGCGACTTCATGGGCAGTACTACCAATATAAATACCAAAAGACTGGTCGGTCATATCAACCCATTGATAAATAAACGGGTAGATAAACATCGCTAACGTACCGAAAAGCACGACAGTCGCAATGGCAATAGTAATGTGCTGTTGCTTTGGTTTAAGTACCGACTCAGTAGCAAGTATCGCTGCCGCACCACATATAGCACTACCAGCCGCAGTTAAAATGGCAACATCACGATGTAACTTCAAGACTTTAATGCCAACAACAGTACCCACAGTGAAAATTGTACTTATCATCACTAAGTCAATAACAACAGCTTGCCAGCCAACGGCCAATATTTGCTGAAAACTGAGGCCAAAACCAAATAATATAATGCCAAATCTCAGTAATTTCTGTTTGCAAAAAGTCGAAAAAAGTTGGTCTCTTTCATCTTCAACTCTCAATGAAAAATGCCCATAAAACATGCCAAAAACAATCGCTAATGGTAAAGCACTCAAACCAAAAGCAGATACTTGCTCTACTTTTGCTAAAGCAATTGCCAATAAGGCAATGATGGGAAGAACTATATAAGTGGGCATAACGCATCTCTTGTCTAATAAATGACTGTGTGTTTACACGTGACCACCAAAGAGTAATCACTTTATGGAATATAATATAACGTAAAGTTTTAAATAAGAATAATGGATTGATTCGATGTATAGTATTCAAAAAACCGAACTAAAGGTGCT
The DNA window shown above is from Colwellia psychrerythraea 34H and carries:
- a CDS encoding bacteriohemerythrin; the encoded protein is MSQISLPNHPDVIMVYQDRDSVEPAIQQIMELELSFKSYKYNPKKLHDITLMKPKVLLLASNNVKSTIQFYINYLEEYEQKIAPHSAILLISNRETYRAYLACENGLFDNYVIINPLNNPYRLKLVLLQELKLIENHKNSSLEQLISEGEDELASCIEHGVALKKSFTQEVSKCENEILSATNEALDNKEAKAVLQNLIGLSVGDINENVSSSIQKIVDQLIKLKANNQSIKQGIEKLHIPKKKTVIGVNTDLLTTEDAEKACLKTSRYKILIAESSDLFTKVIEEIFADTVFIYALVNDGQAALEKIRTFKPDVVLLAYDLPIINGLEVTRLIREEGNKVPVIAYAHHKDKSVIKRWIPFGLSGYLIKPLKKSAILNSVTKAVKNPIEIISHHKVADKVGIQWIAEYSIGNIEIDEQHKVLFTMINDFFHQDNKEAAIMLFQSLSSYIDLHFESEENLLRQINYPDTEEHIKKHGELREKFHLLRGKLDDYDLDVHHKIAMFLYNWLAKHILKADMEYKSYALSIEESSFK
- a CDS encoding GGDEF and EAL domain-containing protein — protein: MTFLDKGLAQGEIDTGILVLNLNGELEEVNEQFLAMTGFLKENVLGQNIDEIDNCSAKKILSGKSAIYGHYHSILTRKDGSNLQVETCYFRQQTQNSAQILLFIQESNYAELTKTSIIEQIFDHTNEAIIVTDNQGLIQTVNKSFSNITGYSEEEVIGKTPAILNSGKQDKYFYKKFWQQIIDQGSWQGEIWNKRKNGEVYPEWLNISSIRNKESQISNYICQFTDITNRKKSEEELHFHAYHDSLTSLPNRHLLFEKLNHLCVLHQEQPTYFAVLFCDLDRFKMINDSLGHDVGDELLKSVANRFEAKLRDNDIIARTGGDEFIVVIEGEKALKNLDKICLQILSLFEVPFQTKYGEFKTTISIGVSQFPSDSEDVRELISFADVAMYKIKKSGGNHYSFFDVKEKALIQQRLELESEITQAIEKDQFAVWYQPQVNTQTHEVYGVECLIRWNHPEQGLIPPDLFIPIAEANGSIKELGYFVLKTACQQLRQWRIKNIFTGVMAINVSLRQFERNDLLAQVKKTLVDEMLPAESIELEVTESLFSEDNNYHTPILCALRELGVKVAIDDFGTGYSSLQRLKSLPIDNVKIDKCFVDNIEHCPEDVAIVMATILLSKTFKVDVIAEGIETQEQADKLSDLGCFNQQGYLYSRPLKAHDFEVWLADFSLKNNEIKTLKAINHL
- a CDS encoding DUF4097 family beta strand repeat-containing protein, translating into MLKMNNTFKYAPIALLLMAGGLQAKTINKEFTVANGGLLKIATDVGAIDIETHAKETVLVEVEITGKNEDDMEVSFKNNGDDVTIKGDFDRSGFNFGNNHIRVTYKVTLPQTYNVDLNTSGGSIEIEDLEGEVDAYTSGGSISLEDIQGNVDIKTSGGSLDLDNITGKIDAHTSGGSIELKLPTKPTKDSKVKTSGGSITAYLVKNVAVNLSAKTSGGRVSSEFTVDGKITKRSIEGTINGGGPELVLKTSGGSVRIKEI
- a CDS encoding YeiH family protein, translated to MPTYIVLPIIALLAIALAKVEQVSAFGLSALPLAIVFGMFYGHFSLRVEDERDQLFSTFCKQKLLRFGIILFGFGLSFQQILAVGWQAVVIDLVMISTIFTVGTVVGIKVLKLHRDVAILTAAGSAICGAAAILATESVLKPKQQHITIAIATVVLFGTLAMFIYPFIYQWVDMTDQSFGIYIGSTAHEVAQAVAAGQSINGETMQTAVVVKLIRVMMLAPFILMLSAALNRIDADSETKREKSVIAIPWFVFGFMATAMINSIVILPELLKTVLSFASQFSLAMAMAALGAQTQWATIKEAGPKPLMLALLLFIILIIGGFFLSSWLA